Proteins from one Puntigrus tetrazona isolate hp1 chromosome 10, ASM1883169v1, whole genome shotgun sequence genomic window:
- the LOC122352445 gene encoding neuroblast differentiation-associated protein AHNAK-like has protein sequence MPSIDISLPEGGAGGDVDVQGHAGKGGKFEMPKFDVSLSKLKPSAGEINVEGPDIKGGKFHMPSIDISLPRGGAGGDVDVQGHTGKGGKFELPKLDVSLPKFKPSAGEVNIEGPDIKGGKIHMPSIDISLPRGGAGGDVDVQGHTGKGGKFELPKLDVSLPKFKPSAGEVNIEGPDIKGGKFHMPSIDISLPGGETGGDVDVQGHTGKGGKFEMPKFDVSLPKFKPSAGEINVEGPEMKGRKFHMPTIDISLPGGGAGGDVDVEGPDILLPLSFSSSTTKFQSSLRGSTWITSLTAYFQFWCNAPLSALICY, from the exons ATGCCCTCTATAGATATCTCTCTGCCAgaaggaggagcaggaggaga TGTAGATGTTCAAGGACATGcaggaaaaggaggaaaatttgaaatgcctAAATTTGATGTTTCCTTATCTAAACTGAAACCATCAGCAGGAGAAATCAATGTTGAAGGTCCCGATATCAAAGGTGGAAAGTTTCATATGCCCTCTATAGATATCTCTCTGCCAAGAGGAGGAGCAGGGGGAGATGTAGATGTTCAAGGACATAcaggaaaaggaggaaaatTTGAACTTCCTAAACTTGATGTTTCTTTGCCCAAATTTAAACCATCAGCAGGAGAAGTCAACATTGAAGGCCCAGATATCAAGGGTGGAAAGATTCACATGCCCTCTATAGATATCTCTCTGCCAAGAGGAGGAGCAGGGGGAGATGTAGATGTTCAAGGACATAcaggaaaaggaggaaaatTTGAACTTCCTAAACTTGATGTTTCTTTGCCTAAATTTAAACCATCAGCAGGAGAAGTCAACATTGAAGGCCCAGATATCAAGGGTGGAAAGTTTCACATGCCCTCTATAGATATTTCTCTGCCAGGAGGAGAAACAGGGGGAGATGTAGATGTTCAAGGACATAcaggaaaaggaggaaaatttgaaatgcctAAATTTGATGTTTCTTTGCCTAAATTCAAACCATCAGCAGGAGAAATCAATGTTGAAGGTCCCGAAATGAAAGGTCGAAAGTTTCACATGCCCACTATAGATATTTCTCTGCcaggaggaggagcaggaggagatgtAGATGTTGAAGGACCT GATATCCTCTTGCCATTATCTTTCTCTTCTTCAACGACGAAATTCCAGAGTAGCCTGAGGGGATCCACCTGGATCACTTCCCTGACGGCGTACTTCCAGTTCTGGTGCAATGCCCCGCTCTCTGCCCTGATCTGCTACTGA